In a single window of the Elaeis guineensis isolate ETL-2024a chromosome 6, EG11, whole genome shotgun sequence genome:
- the LOC140858475 gene encoding cytochrome P450 CYP72A616-like: MRLASLHLVLLPCLFTSFSLSLSLSSFVKGTMWWGSAETLGRILWGVVGLLLLLRAWKGLEWLWWTPRRLERALRGQGLRGTRYRFLHGDLKENARLNKEAWSQPMPFSHDIVPRVTPFFHRAIKENGKLSITWFGPVPRVTIMNPEWVREVLSNKFGHFAKPQINPLGRLLATGLANYEGEQWAKHRRILNPAFHLEKLKRMLPAFSACCGELVNRWEKSIGSLGYYELDVWPELQNFTGDVISRTAFGSSYEEGRRIFQLQAEQAELLIPAVQTVYIPGYRFLPTPINNRRKKIDREVRALLRGIIEKREKAINLGEASNGDLLGLMIESNLKHFQEHGNSKNTRMTTEEVIGECKLFYFAGQETTSVLLTWTMVVLSMHPSWQVRAREEVLELFGKNRPDYDGLNRLKIVTMILYEVLRLYPPAIQLNRRTYKTMKVGDITCPAGVLLLLPVIFIHHDPEFWGKDASEFNPERFAEGISKASKDQLAFFPFGWGPRTCIGQSFALLEAKMGLSMILQHFSFELSPSYVHAPYTVLTLQPQHGAQIRLRRV, encoded by the exons ATGAGGTTGGCCTCCTTGCATTTGGTATTGCTCCCTTGTCTCTTCacctccttctctctttctctctctctctcgtcgtTCGTGAAGGGCACCATGTGGTGGGGATCGGCTGAGACTTTAGGGAGGATACTATGGGGAGTTGTGGGTCTGTTGTTATTGCTGCGGGCTTGGAAAGGGTTGGAATGGCTTTGGTGGACGCCAAGGAGGCTGGAGAGAGCGCTCCGAGGCCAAGGGTTGAGGGGCACCCGGTATCGCTTTCTCCACGGCGACCTCAAGGAGAACGCCCGGCTCAACAAGGAGGCCTGGTCCCAACCCATGCCTTTCTCTCACGACATCGTCCCTCGTGTCACTCCCTTCTTCCATCGCGCTATCAAGGAAAACG GTAAACTTTCTATTACTTGGTTTGGACCTGTGCCTAGAGTAACTATTATGAATCCAGAGTGGGTAAGGGAAGTACTGTCCAACAAGTTTGGCCACTTCGCAAAACCACAGATAAACCCTCTTGGACGGTTGTTAGCTACAGGACTTGCAAATTATGAAGGTGAACAATGGGCCAAACATAGGAGGATTCTAAATCCTGCTTTCCATCTGGAGAAGTTGAAG CGCATGTTGCCGGCATTCTCTGCTTGTTGTGGTGAATTGGTTAACAGATGGGAGAAATCGATTGGCTCTTTGGGATATTATGAATTAGATGTTTGGCCTGAGCTCCAGAATTTTACAGGAGATGTGATCTCCCGAACAGCATTCGGTAGCAGCTATGAGGAAGGTAGACGGATTTTCCAACTTCAAGCAGAGCAAGCTGAGCTTCTTATTCCGGCTGTTCAGACTGTGTATATTCCAGGCTACAG GTTTCTGCCTACCCCAATCaacaacagaagaaaaaaaattgatagagaGGTTCGAGCACTCCTAAGAGGCATaattgagaagagagagaaggctATAAACTTGGGTGAAGCTAGTAATGGTGACTTATTGGGTTTGATGATAGAATCTAATTTGAAACACTTCCAAGAACACGGGAACTCCAAGAACACTAGGATGACCACCGAAGAGGTGATTGGAGAGTGTAAACTTTTCTACTTTGCAGGGCAGGAGACTACATCTGTGTTACTCACATGGACAATGGTTGTCTTGAGTATGCATCCAAGCTGGCAGGTTCGTGCAAGAGAAGAGGTTTTAGAACTCTTTGGGAAAAACAGACCAGATTATGATGGCTTGAACCGTCTAAAGATT GTCACTATGATCCTTTACGAGGTTCTCAGGTTATATCCACCTGCAATTCAACTCAATCGCCGGACATACAAAACAATGAAAGTTGGAGATATCACTTGCCCTGCAGGTGTGCTACTCTTACTTCCTGTGATCTTCATTCACCATGATCCAGAATTCTGGGGCAAAGATGCTAGTGAGTTCAATCCAGAGAGATTTGCAGAAGGGATTTCAAAGGCATCGAAAGATCAGCTAGCATTTTTTCCATTTGGTTGGGGTCCTCGGACTTGTATCGGACAGAGTTTTGCATTGCTGGAAGCTAAGATGGGATTAAGCATGATTCTTCAGCATTTCTCATTTGAGCTTTCACCATCCTATGTCCATGCTCCATACACTGTTTTAACTCTTCAACCCCAGCATGGTGCTCAAATTAGGCTACGCAGAGTCTGA